TGATCCTCGGCGGGCTGGCCGGGCTGACCGACAGCGCCGCCGGGGCCAGTTTCGCGATGGCGGGCGTAGTGCTGATCCTCACCATCGTGCCCGCGGTGGTCACGTTGAGCCTGGTACTGATGCCCGCCACTGACCGCTGGGTCAACGAGGGCGGCGATTCTTCTGATTCCGCCATCCGGGCCAGCTACGCTGACCGACCGATGGAGCCACCCGGCCGGTGAATGGGGAGTACCAAGTGACGCAGCCGAACCAACCGCAGTACCCGCAGAACCCCAACTCCGGGGGCTACCCCGCGCAGAACCCGGGCGGCTATCCGGGGCAGGGCCCCGGCTCCGGGGGCTTCCCCGCGCCGGGCCCGAACTCCGGCGGTTACCCGGCGCAGCCGTACCCGCAGGCGCCGCCCGCCTATCCCGGCGGCGCGATGCCGGCGCCGAAGCCCAGCGGTGGTACCGCGATCACCGCCGGGGTGCTCGCCGTGCTCGGCGCGCTGTGGGCCATGTTCTCCACCGTCGCCAGCATCATCGTGCTCAGCGAGTACAGCAGCAGCCTTCCGGCGATGAGCTTCATCGGCATCGGCCTGGTCGGGATCGAGGCGCTGCTGCTGCTCGTCGGCGGCATCCTGATGTTCATGAAGAAGCCGGCCGGCCGGTGGCTGGTGATCGCCGGCTGCGCGCTGGTGCTGGTGTCCGCCGTGCTGTCCATCGTGAACACCTCGATGATCGCCGCCGAGTTCGGTGGCAGCGGCGCGCTGGTCGGTACCAGCGCGGGCCTGGTGATCATCGTGTCGCTGCCCGCGATCGCCACGCTGGTGCTCGCCGCCGTGCCGCCGACCGCCCGCTACCTGGCCCAGGGCAAGGCGCCGCAGCAGCCGATGGGCGCGCCGGGTTACCCGCAGTCCCCGCAGGGCTGGTGAGACCGGGGCGCGGCAGTATCCACGCCGGGTGCTGCCGCGTCCACCCTCGTTGACGCCCTCCCACCTGGCGGGACAACCGCCGGATGGTCGTACCCTGAGATCATGGTTGACGACGTCTTCAGGTTCGGGTTCGAAACGCGCGCGATCCACGCGGGTCAGGAACCCGATCCGCGAACCGGCGCGGTGATCGTGCCGATCTACCAGACCTCGACCTACGCCCAGGACGGCGTGGGCGGTACCCGCGAGGGCGACTACGAGTACTCGCGTACCGCCAACCCCACGCGCACCGCGCTCGAGCAGGCGCTGGCCTCGCTGGAAGGCGGCCGTCACGGCCTCGCCTTCGCGTCCGGCATGGCCGCCACCGACGCCGTGCTGCGCACCCTGCTCCGCCCCGGCGACCACCTGGTGCTCGGGGACGACGCCTACGGCGGCACGTTCCGGCTGATCGACAAGGTGCTGGCGCACTGGGGCGTGGAGTACTCGGTGGCCCACCTGTCGAACCTGGACGAGGTGCGTGCCGCGATCCGCCCCGAGACCAAGCTGATCTGGTGCGAGTCGCCGACCAACCCGCTGCTCGGCATCGCCGACATCGCCGCGCTGTCCGGCCTGGCGCACTCGGCGGGTGCGCGGCTGGTGGTGGACAACACCTTCGCCACCCCGTACCTGCAGAACCCGCTCTCCCTCGGTGCCGACGTGGTGCTGCACTCGACGACGAAGTACCTGGGTGGCCACTCGGATGTGGTCGGCGGCGCGGTCATCACCAACGAGGACGAGCTGCGGGAGCAGCTCTTTTTCATGCGGAACACGTCCGGCGCGGTGCCCGGCCCGTTCGACGCCTTCCTGACGCTTCGCGGGCTGAAGACGCTCGCGGTGCGGATGGAACGGCACTGCGACAACGCCGAGCTGATCGCGAACGCGCTTCTCGCGCACCCGAAGGTGGCCAAGGTTTACTACCCGGGGCTGCCCGAGCACCCCGGGCACGAGATCGCGGCCAAGCAGATGCGCCGGTTCGGCGGCATGATCTCGTTCACCCACGCCGACGGCGAGCAGGCCGCGCTGGACACGGCCGCGCGGACCGAACTGTTCATCCTCGCCGAGTCACTCGGTGGCATCGAGTCGCTGATCGAGCACCCCGGTCGGATGACCCACGCCAGCGTGGCGGGCTCGACGCTGCAGGTCCCCGCCGAACTGCTGCGCCTGTCCGTCGGCATCGAAGACAGCCGTGATCTGCTCGACGACCTGCTGAAGGCGCTGGGCTAGGGAAGTCCCTAGGGGCGGTAGTTCTGCGGGACGGCCTCGTTGCCCGCTTTCTCCGGAGAGTGGGGCAGCGAGCTGCCGTCCACGCAGCCACCGACCAGTTCGAGGTGGTCGTCGTGGCGGATGTACTGGCCGGATTCCCCGCAGCTCGCGGCGTCCACGGTGTAGAAGGCCGCGCCGGTGAGCGCGATGGCCGAGGCGACGCCGGCGATCAGGGGCAGCACGCCGACCGACCGGCCCGCGGTGGACACCCGTGACATGCTTTCACTCCCTGTGGAAAACCGGTGACGAGTTAAGGGTACCTGGTCCGCTCGAGGTCCTCTGCCGAAGCACGGAAGCTGGCATGATCCCCAGGCATGCAACTGGTTGATCTCGACCGGATCCAGGCGGCCCGGACCCTGTTGGCCGGCGTGGTCCGCAAGACCCCGATGGAGCACGCGCGGGACCTGCGCCGGCTCCACGGCGGTCCCGTCCACCTCAAATGCGAGAACCTCCAGCGCACCGGATCGTTCAAGATCCGCGGCGCGTACACCCGGATCCACGGGCTGAGCGAGGAGGAACGCGCGCGCGGTGTGGTCGCGGCGAGCGCGGGCAACCACGCCCAGGGCGTGGCACTGGCCGCCGCCCTGCTCGGCGCGAAGTCCACCGTGTTCATGCCCGAACGCGTTCCGCTGCCGAAACTGGCCGCGACCAGGGGTTACGGCGCCGACGTGCACCTGCACGGCGAGGTGCTGGAGGAAACCCTGGCCGAGGCGATGGCCTTCGCGGAGCAGACCGGCGCGGTGTTCATCCACCCGTTCGACCACCCGGACGTCATCGCCGGGCAGGGCACGGTCGGGCTCGAAGTGCTCGAACAGGTGCCGGGAGTGGCCACCATCCTCGTCGCCACCGGTGGCGGTGGACTGGTCGGCGGGGTGGCGGCCGCGGTCAAGGCGGTCCGGCCGGAGGTGAAGGTGATCGGGGTGCAGGCCGAGAACGCGGCCGCGTACCCGCCTTCGCTGGCCGCCGGTGAGCCGGTGCGGCTGACCGAGTTGAGCACCATGGCCGACGGGATCGCGGTCGGCGCGCCGGGGCCGGTCAGCTACGCGCACGTGGCCCAGATGGTGGACGACGTGGTGACGGTGACCGAGGAGGCGCTGTCGCGGGCGGTACTGCTGTGCCTGGAACGGCGCAAGCTCGTCGTCGAACCAGCGGGCGCGGCGGCGGTGGCGGCGTTGTTGCAGCACCCCGGCGCGTTCGAACCGCCGATCGTGGCGGTGCTGTCCGGCGGGAACGTCGACCCGTTGCTGTTGCTGCAGATCATCCAGCACGGCATGACCGCGGGCGGGCGGTACCTGAAGCTGCGGCTGCGCGTGCCGGATCGGCCGGGTTCGCTGGCCAGCGTGCTGTCCAAGGTGAGCGAGCTGGGCGCGAACGTGGTGGACGTGGAGCACTCGCGCATCTCGGGCGCCCTTCGCCTGGGCGAGGTCGACGTGTCGCTGAACCTGGAGACCCGCGGGCCGGAACACTGCACCGCGGTCGCCGCGGACCTGCAACGCGCCGGTTTCCGGGTGATGTAAGGGAAAGGGGCACCGCCGAGAACCGGCGGTGCCCCTTCGCGTCAGCTCACCTCAGAGGTTGCCGCGGCGCTCCTGCTCGCGCTCGATCGCCTCGAACAGGGCCTTGAAGTTGCCCTTTCCGAAGCCCAGCGAGCCGTGGCGCTCGATCAGCTCGTAGAACACCGTCGGCCGGTCGCCGATCGGCTTGGTGAAGATCTGCAGCAGGTAGCCGTCCTCGTCCCGGTCGACCAGGATCCGGTGCTCCTTCAGGGTTTCGATCGGCACGCGCACCTTGCCGATCCGCGCCCGCAGCTCCGGGTCGTCGTAGTAGGAGTCCGGCGTGTCCAGGAACTCCACGCCCGCCGCGCGCATGGCGACCACGGTGCCGACGATGTCGTTGGTGGCCAGCGCGATGTGCTGGCACCCGGCGCCGCCGTAGAACTCCAGGTACTCGTCGATCTGCGACTTCTTCTTCGCCACGGCGGGCTCGTTGAGCGGGAACTTGACCCGGTGGTTGCCGTTCGACACCACCTTGCTCATCAGCGCCGAGTACTCGGTGGCGATGTCGTCGCCGACGAACTCCGCCATGTTCACGAAGCCCATCACGCGGTGGTACCAGTCCACCCAGTAGTCCATCTTGCCCAGCTCGACGTTGCCGACGCAGTGGTCGACCGCCTGGAACAGCCGCTTCGGCGCGCCTTCCGGCCGCTTCACGGTGCTCTCCTTCGCCACGTAACCGGGCAGGTAGGGCCCGGTGTAGCGGGAGCGGTCGATCAGCGAGTGGCGGGTCTCGCCGTAGGTCGCGATCGACGCGATGCGCACGGTGCCGTGCTCGTCGGAGATCTCGTAGGGCTCTTCGAGCACGGTCGCGCCCTGCGCGCGGGCGTGCTCGACGCACTTGTCCACATCGGCGACCTCGAGCGCGAGGTCGGTGACACCGTCGCCGTGACGGCGGTGGTGGTCGAGCAGCGGCGAGTCCGGCTTGACCCCGCCGTTGATGACGAACCGCGCCGAACCGGACTTCAGCACGAACGACTTGCGCTCGGGATGCCCGGTCTCGGGACCCGAGTAGGCGACCAGTCGCATGCCGAAGGCCACCTGGTAGAACCACGCGGTCTGCGTGGCGTTGCCGGAGATGAAGACCACGGCGTCCATGGCCTTCACCGGGAACGGGTCGGCCGACGCGTCGTGGTCGACGAGGCCGACGAGCTGACGCAGCTGGTCATAGCTGACGTCGTCGAGTGCGCCCTGTGGGTCGAGTGTGTGCGTCATGACTTGAGCATCAACCGGCCGGGCAAGATGAGCAACAGTCGCAGAATTCACTGGGCAGTATGCTCAAGGAATCCGGGAACGCGCCGGTCAGAGTGGACAACCTGTGCAGGAGATTCGCCATGTCCGAAGAAGCCATCGACGATCTTGACGCGCGCCTGCTCCTGCTGCTCACCGACGCGCCGCGGCTGGGCGTGCTCGAATGCGCGCGGCGGCTGGGGGTGGCGCGCGGAACCGTGCAGGCCAGGCTGGACCGGCTGGCCGCGAAGGGCGTGCTCGGCGGCTTCCCTCCGGAACTGGATCTCGCCGCGATGGGTTACGGGCTGACCGCGTTCGCCTGGCTGGAGATCGCGCAGGGCCGCCGCACCGAGGTGGCGGCGGCGCTGGCCGCGATCGACGAGGTGTGCGAGGTGCACGCCACCACCGGGCAGGGCGATCTGTTCGTGCGCATGGTCGCGCGCGACAACGACGACCTGCAGCGGGTGATCGACGAGGTGGTCGGCGTGCCGGACGTGCTGCGGACTTCGACTTCGATCGCACTGTCCACCCCCGTGCCGCCGCGGGTGCGCCCCTTGCTGGAGCGCACCGCGCGGCAGGCCTAGGAGTGTTTGACGTGTTTTGCGTGGCGGTTCGGGTGGCGGAACCTCAGCCGTCTTCTCGCTCCGGGAGCTCCACCTCATGAATAACCGATTCACCACGGTGAAGCTGTCCTCGCGAGAAGACGCCTGAGAACCCGATGTGGTGCGGGCTGACACGCGACCTGGTGATCGCAAACGGGGAATCAGTCGCGAGCGTGCTCGAGGTAGCGCTTCGCGGAGCGCTGCACGATGCCGTGCGCGTCGGCGTTGATGGAGGAGTTCCACCAGGCGCCGTGCAGCTTCTCGAACCGGTACGGCTCGAGGATCTCGGCGGCGTGCTTGACGATGCTCGGCCGCTCCGGGATCAGGTTCGGGTAGCTGTACATGAAGCCGACGAACTTGCGGTCCGGGATGACCTGCACGATGTCGCCGGTGAGCAGCGCGCCCTTGCCCGCGGCGCCGTCGCGCCAGTGCAGCACGGTGGAGCCGGCGAAGTGCACGCCGAGATTGATCAGCGTCAGGTCGTCGCCGAGCTGCTTCGAATCCCCGCTCCACAGCTCGATGGAGTCGTCGGGGCGGCCGATCCAGTCCTTGTCCTTCTCGTGCAGGTAGATGGGCACGTTGAAGGCCTTCGCCCACTCCACCATGGTGGTGTAGTAGTGCGGGTGGCTGATGGCGATGCCGGTGATGCCGCCGGCCGCCTCGACCGCGGCGACGATCTCGTCGTCGAGGTAGGTGACGCAGTCCCAGAGGAGATTGCCCGAAGCGGCCTGGACCAGCAGCGCGCGCTGGCCGATGCCGAACCGCGGTTCGGTGCCGATTTCGATCAAGCCTTCGCCCGGGTGTTCGATGCGTGCCGAATAATCACCACTGGCGCGCATCTTCGCGAGACTGGTCCAAGTCTGGCCGGATTGCGGGACGTACTGGCGTTCGTCTTCGCAGATCTGGCATTCGGTCTGTGGCGTCGCGTACTGGGTCCCGCAGGTCCCGCAAATAGGTAAGTCGCTCAAAACTGCCTCCCAAAGCTTTGCTT
The genomic region above belongs to Amycolatopsis sp. YIM 10 and contains:
- a CDS encoding cystathionine gamma-synthase; this translates as MVDDVFRFGFETRAIHAGQEPDPRTGAVIVPIYQTSTYAQDGVGGTREGDYEYSRTANPTRTALEQALASLEGGRHGLAFASGMAATDAVLRTLLRPGDHLVLGDDAYGGTFRLIDKVLAHWGVEYSVAHLSNLDEVRAAIRPETKLIWCESPTNPLLGIADIAALSGLAHSAGARLVVDNTFATPYLQNPLSLGADVVLHSTTKYLGGHSDVVGGAVITNEDELREQLFFMRNTSGAVPGPFDAFLTLRGLKTLAVRMERHCDNAELIANALLAHPKVAKVYYPGLPEHPGHEIAAKQMRRFGGMISFTHADGEQAALDTAARTELFILAESLGGIESLIEHPGRMTHASVAGSTLQVPAELLRLSVGIEDSRDLLDDLLKALG
- the ilvA gene encoding threonine ammonia-lyase codes for the protein MQLVDLDRIQAARTLLAGVVRKTPMEHARDLRRLHGGPVHLKCENLQRTGSFKIRGAYTRIHGLSEEERARGVVAASAGNHAQGVALAAALLGAKSTVFMPERVPLPKLAATRGYGADVHLHGEVLEETLAEAMAFAEQTGAVFIHPFDHPDVIAGQGTVGLEVLEQVPGVATILVATGGGGLVGGVAAAVKAVRPEVKVIGVQAENAAAYPPSLAAGEPVRLTELSTMADGIAVGAPGPVSYAHVAQMVDDVVTVTEEALSRAVLLCLERRKLVVEPAGAAAVAALLQHPGAFEPPIVAVLSGGNVDPLLLLQIIQHGMTAGGRYLKLRLRVPDRPGSLASVLSKVSELGANVVDVEHSRISGALRLGEVDVSLNLETRGPEHCTAVAADLQRAGFRVM
- the hppD gene encoding 4-hydroxyphenylpyruvate dioxygenase, whose amino-acid sequence is MTHTLDPQGALDDVSYDQLRQLVGLVDHDASADPFPVKAMDAVVFISGNATQTAWFYQVAFGMRLVAYSGPETGHPERKSFVLKSGSARFVINGGVKPDSPLLDHHRRHGDGVTDLALEVADVDKCVEHARAQGATVLEEPYEISDEHGTVRIASIATYGETRHSLIDRSRYTGPYLPGYVAKESTVKRPEGAPKRLFQAVDHCVGNVELGKMDYWVDWYHRVMGFVNMAEFVGDDIATEYSALMSKVVSNGNHRVKFPLNEPAVAKKKSQIDEYLEFYGGAGCQHIALATNDIVGTVVAMRAAGVEFLDTPDSYYDDPELRARIGKVRVPIETLKEHRILVDRDEDGYLLQIFTKPIGDRPTVFYELIERHGSLGFGKGNFKALFEAIEREQERRGNL
- a CDS encoding Lrp/AsnC family transcriptional regulator, which encodes MSEEAIDDLDARLLLLLTDAPRLGVLECARRLGVARGTVQARLDRLAAKGVLGGFPPELDLAAMGYGLTAFAWLEIAQGRRTEVAAALAAIDEVCEVHATTGQGDLFVRMVARDNDDLQRVIDEVVGVPDVLRTSTSIALSTPVPPRVRPLLERTARQA
- a CDS encoding MBL fold metallo-hydrolase, with product MSDLPICGTCGTQYATPQTECQICEDERQYVPQSGQTWTSLAKMRASGDYSARIEHPGEGLIEIGTEPRFGIGQRALLVQAASGNLLWDCVTYLDDEIVAAVEAAGGITGIAISHPHYYTTMVEWAKAFNVPIYLHEKDKDWIGRPDDSIELWSGDSKQLGDDLTLINLGVHFAGSTVLHWRDGAAGKGALLTGDIVQVIPDRKFVGFMYSYPNLIPERPSIVKHAAEILEPYRFEKLHGAWWNSSINADAHGIVQRSAKRYLEHARD